The following are from one region of the Aequoribacter fuscus genome:
- the exaC gene encoding acetaldehyde dehydrogenase ExaC has product MTYAQPGQEGSVVSFKSRYDNFIGGEWVAPADGRYFENVTPVTGQVYCEVARSSAADIEKALDAAHAARASWGATSVADRSNLLLKIADRVEQNLEMLAVAETWENGKAVRETLNADLPLFVDHFRYFAGCIRAQEGSAAELDATTASYHFHEPYGVVGQIIPWNFPLLMAAWKLAPALAAGNCVVMKPAEQTPVTILLVMELIQDILPAGVVNIVNGFGAEAGAALSQSTRIAKLAFTGSTAVGNEILKCAANNLIPSTVELGGKSPNIYFEDVLDYEDDYLNKCAEGLLLGFFNQGEVCTCPSRALIQESIYDRFLDIVVERSKTIKQGNPLDPETQVGAQASKEQFDKIMSYMEIGRQEGAQILIGGDSANLSGDLSGGYYVQPTLMAGKNDMRIFQEEIFGPTLGVTSFKDEAEALAIANDTDYGLGAGVWTRDMNRAYRMGRGIQAGRVWTNCYHAYPAHAAFGGYKKSGIGRETHKMMLDHYQQTKNLLVSYSIDPLGFF; this is encoded by the coding sequence ATGACGTATGCACAACCCGGCCAGGAAGGATCTGTAGTTTCCTTCAAATCGCGCTATGACAATTTCATCGGCGGCGAATGGGTAGCGCCCGCTGACGGCCGTTACTTCGAAAATGTGACTCCGGTAACCGGCCAGGTGTACTGTGAGGTGGCCCGTTCCTCGGCGGCGGATATTGAGAAGGCCCTTGATGCGGCGCATGCAGCGCGAGCAAGTTGGGGTGCCACCTCGGTAGCCGACCGGTCCAACCTGCTGCTGAAGATCGCTGACCGCGTCGAGCAGAATCTTGAAATGCTGGCGGTTGCGGAGACCTGGGAGAATGGTAAAGCCGTACGCGAGACCCTGAATGCTGACCTGCCCCTGTTTGTAGACCACTTCCGCTATTTTGCGGGCTGCATCAGGGCCCAGGAAGGCAGCGCCGCTGAACTGGATGCGACAACGGCCAGCTATCACTTCCACGAGCCCTACGGCGTGGTGGGCCAGATCATTCCCTGGAACTTCCCCCTGCTGATGGCCGCCTGGAAACTGGCGCCGGCGCTGGCCGCGGGTAACTGCGTGGTCATGAAGCCCGCCGAGCAGACCCCGGTGACCATTCTCCTGGTGATGGAGCTGATACAGGACATTCTGCCCGCTGGCGTGGTTAATATCGTCAACGGCTTCGGGGCGGAAGCGGGGGCGGCACTCTCGCAAAGTACACGCATTGCCAAGCTGGCCTTCACCGGCTCGACGGCGGTGGGTAATGAGATTCTCAAGTGCGCGGCGAACAACCTCATTCCTTCAACGGTTGAGCTGGGTGGTAAGTCACCGAATATCTACTTTGAGGATGTTCTGGACTATGAAGATGACTACCTTAACAAGTGTGCGGAGGGTCTGCTGCTGGGCTTCTTCAACCAGGGTGAAGTGTGTACCTGTCCCTCCCGTGCACTGATCCAGGAATCCATCTATGACCGTTTCCTTGATATCGTGGTTGAGCGTTCAAAGACCATTAAGCAGGGCAATCCGCTGGATCCTGAGACACAGGTTGGTGCGCAGGCCTCCAAGGAACAGTTTGACAAGATCATGAGCTACATGGAGATCGGTCGGCAGGAAGGTGCACAGATTCTGATCGGCGGTGATAGTGCCAACCTGTCCGGTGATCTGTCCGGCGGTTACTACGTGCAGCCGACCCTGATGGCGGGCAAGAACGACATGCGCATTTTCCAGGAGGAGATCTTTGGGCCGACGCTGGGTGTGACCTCTTTCAAGGACGAGGCCGAAGCACTGGCCATCGCCAACGATACTGACTATGGCCTGGGTGCCGGCGTCTGGACCCGCGACATGAATCGCGCCTACCGCATGGGACGGGGCATTCAGGCGGGTCGCGTGTGGACCAACTGCTACCACGCCTATCCTGCGCACGCGGCCTTTGGCGGATACAAGAAGTCGGGTATTGGCCGTGAAACCCACAAGATGATGCTTGACCATTACCAGCAGACCAAGAACCTGCTGGTGAGCTACAGCATCGACCCGCTGGGTTTCTTCTGA
- a CDS encoding glycyl-radical enzyme activating protein, with translation MGPDASLIDAIAVTEPRKASLYFDIKRNTLDDGPGIRSVVFFKGCPLSCTWCQNPESINTGYELSYDAEKCISCHDCADACPEQAIDLSSPDKIIRDKCTQCFKCVDVCPSGALERCGNDIDMDHLVEKVLEDEAFFEASGGGVTVSGGEALMQMDSVGELFSRLKQRNVHTLIQTAGLFNYKVFENLVLPYTDTIYFDLKLMDSDAHKQYCGVPNHSIHENFRKVQALARDSVIEVLPRVPLVPFITDTDENLSAIADFMLENGVKNMQILPYNPIWLDKLPRFGSVQRLDFGEGTGKFMPDAELDRCTEIFESRGIHVHCHR, from the coding sequence ATGGGGCCTGATGCAAGCCTGATTGATGCGATAGCAGTTACCGAGCCAAGGAAGGCTTCGCTGTACTTCGACATCAAGAGAAACACCCTGGACGACGGGCCGGGTATTCGCAGCGTGGTGTTCTTCAAGGGCTGCCCGCTGTCTTGTACCTGGTGCCAGAATCCGGAAAGCATCAACACCGGTTACGAACTCTCCTATGATGCAGAGAAGTGCATCAGCTGTCACGACTGTGCTGACGCCTGCCCCGAGCAGGCGATCGACCTGAGTTCGCCCGACAAAATCATCCGCGACAAATGCACCCAGTGCTTCAAGTGCGTTGATGTCTGCCCATCCGGTGCTCTGGAGCGCTGTGGCAATGACATCGACATGGATCATCTGGTGGAGAAGGTGCTTGAAGACGAGGCCTTCTTCGAGGCCTCCGGCGGCGGGGTTACTGTCTCCGGCGGCGAGGCGCTGATGCAGATGGATTCGGTCGGCGAACTGTTCTCGCGGCTGAAGCAGCGGAATGTTCACACGCTGATCCAGACAGCGGGCCTATTCAATTACAAGGTATTTGAAAATCTGGTATTGCCCTACACCGACACCATCTACTTTGATCTCAAGTTGATGGACAGCGATGCGCACAAGCAGTACTGCGGCGTTCCCAACCATTCTATTCATGAGAACTTCAGGAAGGTCCAGGCCCTGGCACGGGATTCGGTGATCGAGGTTCTGCCGCGGGTCCCGTTGGTGCCCTTTATCACCGACACGGATGAAAACCTCAGTGCCATTGCTGACTTTATGCTCGAGAACGGCGTAAAGAACATGCAGATCTTGCCGTACAACCCGATTTGGCTCGACAAGCTGCCACGCTTCGGCAGTGTCCAGCGTCTGGACTTCGGTGAAGGGACAGGCAAGTTCATGCCGGACGCGGAGCTTGACCGCTGTACGGAGATTTTTGAGTCCAGAGGTATTCACGTCCATTGTCACAGGTGA
- a CDS encoding class I adenylate-forming enzyme family protein encodes MNRHDVVGMVTSEKAPWELQEVEVKGATQKWFVNGPQSLRQLYEDNLSDEPFYAYEDECYTFQEVYRMAASLAQQLQSRYGVKHGDRVAIAMRNYPEWPIALEAITSIGAIAVAINAWWQPEEIDYAFKLTGVTVVIADQERIERISHIAPESTPHIIAVRAAPSDSTTPIDTLTSSNDPMPSVGIHPDDDAVILFTSGSTGHPKGSVSTHRNILAALLSWEVDFVTHFIMENGEFDQEKIGSAAKSQSTALLAMPLFHVDGLHAVLLSAFRTQRKIVSMYKWDAATAADIIDNEGISTFVGTPAMTGDLVEYAKRSHRNLESLRSTGGGGSARATSQVKDIGQSLKNAAPFTGWGMTETNSIGTGIYGADYLKNPNSSGMCSAVLEVSTIDEQGSFLPPGDRGELVVRGTSVIHGYWNQPQANKESFVGEWFRTGDVAYINDGHLYVVDRIKQLIIRGGENIGCGEVEDALLDHPDVIEASVYGVPDERLGETVAATLYISADAKNVAISDYLQSKLAKFKVPEYLKLCTEQLPRIASGKIDKRRLRQEHIGDLGLPFDSHQ; translated from the coding sequence ATGAATCGACACGACGTGGTGGGAATGGTGACCTCCGAGAAGGCGCCTTGGGAGCTCCAAGAAGTTGAAGTCAAGGGCGCCACGCAAAAGTGGTTTGTAAACGGCCCTCAGTCTCTCCGTCAGCTCTATGAGGACAATCTCAGCGATGAGCCGTTCTATGCCTATGAAGACGAATGCTATACCTTTCAAGAAGTCTATCGAATGGCCGCAAGCCTGGCTCAGCAACTGCAGAGTCGATATGGCGTGAAACATGGGGACCGCGTTGCTATAGCGATGCGCAACTACCCGGAATGGCCCATTGCCCTTGAAGCCATAACGTCCATTGGCGCTATCGCGGTAGCAATTAATGCCTGGTGGCAGCCGGAAGAAATCGACTATGCGTTTAAGCTCACGGGCGTTACCGTGGTCATAGCGGACCAGGAGCGGATAGAACGTATCTCCCACATCGCTCCGGAGTCTACTCCCCATATCATCGCCGTACGTGCAGCCCCGTCAGACTCGACCACTCCAATAGACACACTGACAAGCTCCAACGACCCTATGCCATCGGTAGGTATTCACCCGGACGACGATGCGGTAATACTGTTTACATCCGGTTCAACTGGCCACCCCAAGGGATCCGTATCTACTCACCGCAACATTCTCGCGGCGCTACTTTCGTGGGAGGTCGACTTCGTCACTCATTTCATAATGGAGAACGGCGAATTTGATCAGGAGAAAATAGGAAGCGCAGCAAAATCTCAGAGCACCGCCTTACTGGCAATGCCGTTGTTCCACGTGGATGGACTGCACGCAGTGTTGCTATCTGCCTTCCGCACGCAAAGGAAGATCGTCTCCATGTACAAATGGGATGCGGCCACCGCTGCAGATATCATCGATAACGAAGGCATATCGACCTTTGTTGGGACACCAGCGATGACCGGTGATTTAGTTGAGTATGCAAAACGATCACACAGAAATTTAGAAAGTCTACGCTCAACAGGTGGCGGAGGATCCGCGCGTGCTACGTCCCAGGTGAAGGACATTGGACAATCGCTAAAAAATGCCGCGCCCTTTACTGGCTGGGGAATGACCGAAACCAATTCGATTGGTACCGGTATTTACGGGGCGGACTACCTAAAAAATCCCAACTCGTCTGGCATGTGCTCTGCAGTACTGGAAGTTTCAACGATTGATGAACAGGGCAGCTTTTTGCCTCCTGGGGATCGAGGTGAACTCGTTGTCCGGGGCACCTCTGTAATTCACGGATATTGGAATCAGCCCCAGGCCAACAAAGAGTCATTTGTCGGAGAGTGGTTCCGAACTGGTGATGTAGCCTATATCAATGACGGGCATCTTTATGTGGTCGACCGCATTAAGCAACTCATTATTCGGGGTGGTGAGAACATTGGCTGTGGCGAGGTAGAAGACGCCTTGCTGGATCATCCTGACGTGATAGAAGCCAGCGTTTATGGTGTGCCTGATGAACGTCTAGGAGAAACCGTTGCCGCGACACTTTACATAAGCGCGGATGCAAAAAATGTCGCAATTTCTGACTATCTGCAATCGAAGCTAGCCAAATTCAAAGTGCCTGAGTACTTGAAACTGTGTACAGAGCAATTGCCCAGAATAGCATCCGGCAAGATCGACAAGCGTCGTCTACGCCAAGAGCACATAGGCGATCTGGGTCTGCCTTTTGACAGCCATCAATGA
- the acs gene encoding acetate--CoA ligase has translation MSEFQTHPVPANFKDAHINAEKYQAMYKRSIEDPEGFFGEMASEFLSWDQPWDSVVNYDFVKGEAAWFSGGKLNVSYNCIDRHLPERADQTALIWEGDDPADSKHITYGELKEQVCKLANVLKARGVQKGDRVCIYMPMIPEAAYAMLACTRIGAVHSIVFGGFSPEALKDRILDSDCQTVITADEGVRGGRSVPLKVNADKALQSCPNVHTCLVVERTGNDVNWVEGRDQWYHELMAGADADCAPEPMDSEDPLFILYTSGSTGKPKGVLHTTGGYLLQAAMTFKYVFDYREGEVYWCTADVGWVTGHTYIVYGPLANGAISLMFEGVPTYPDAGRCWEVVDKHQVNTFYTAPTAIRALMAVGDEPVTRSSRSSLRLLGTVGEPINPEAWEWYHRVVGDERCPIIDTWWQTETGAHMITPLPGAVDLKPGSATFPFFGVELALLNEDGSEVEGAGSGYLVVKSSWPSQIRSVYGDHQRMIDTYFSNYAGYYFTGDGATRDEDGYYWITGRVDDVLNVSGHRMGTAEVESALVLHDKIAEAAVVGFPHDIKGQGIYAYVTPMAGVEPDDDLRAELIQLCVKEIGPIAKPDIIQWAPGLPKTRSGKIMRRILRKIAENELDSLGDTSTLADPSVVDHLVANKLS, from the coding sequence ATGTCCGAGTTTCAGACACACCCAGTACCAGCGAATTTCAAAGACGCGCACATCAACGCCGAGAAGTACCAGGCCATGTACAAGCGCTCCATCGAGGATCCCGAGGGCTTCTTTGGCGAGATGGCCAGTGAGTTCCTGAGTTGGGACCAGCCCTGGGACAGCGTGGTCAACTACGATTTCGTGAAGGGCGAGGCTGCCTGGTTCTCAGGCGGCAAGCTCAATGTCAGCTACAACTGTATCGACCGTCACCTGCCGGAGCGCGCCGACCAGACCGCGCTGATCTGGGAGGGGGATGATCCCGCCGACAGCAAGCACATCACCTATGGCGAGCTGAAGGAACAGGTCTGTAAGCTGGCTAACGTGTTGAAGGCGCGCGGCGTACAGAAAGGCGACCGGGTCTGCATCTACATGCCGATGATTCCCGAGGCGGCCTACGCCATGCTCGCCTGTACCCGCATCGGCGCGGTTCACTCCATTGTGTTCGGCGGCTTCTCGCCCGAAGCGCTGAAGGATCGTATCCTCGATTCCGACTGCCAGACCGTGATCACTGCCGACGAGGGCGTGCGCGGTGGACGCTCGGTACCGCTCAAGGTCAACGCCGACAAGGCGCTGCAGTCCTGCCCCAATGTACACACCTGCCTGGTGGTAGAGCGCACCGGCAATGACGTCAACTGGGTGGAAGGCCGCGACCAGTGGTACCACGAGTTGATGGCTGGCGCCGACGCCGATTGCGCGCCGGAGCCCATGGACTCCGAAGACCCGCTGTTCATCCTCTATACTTCCGGCTCCACCGGCAAGCCCAAGGGCGTGCTGCACACCACCGGCGGCTACCTGCTGCAGGCGGCCATGACCTTCAAGTACGTGTTCGACTATCGCGAGGGCGAGGTCTATTGGTGCACCGCCGATGTGGGCTGGGTGACCGGCCACACCTACATCGTCTACGGCCCCCTGGCCAACGGCGCCATCTCCCTGATGTTCGAGGGCGTCCCCACCTACCCCGATGCCGGCCGCTGCTGGGAAGTGGTGGACAAGCACCAGGTCAACACTTTCTACACTGCCCCCACGGCGATCCGCGCCCTGATGGCGGTGGGCGATGAGCCGGTTACCCGCTCCTCCCGTTCCAGCCTGCGCCTGCTTGGCACCGTGGGTGAGCCTATCAACCCGGAGGCCTGGGAGTGGTACCACCGCGTGGTCGGCGACGAGCGTTGCCCCATCATCGATACCTGGTGGCAGACCGAGACCGGCGCCCACATGATCACCCCGCTGCCCGGGGCTGTAGACCTCAAGCCCGGTTCCGCCACCTTCCCCTTCTTCGGTGTGGAGCTGGCCCTGCTGAACGAAGACGGCTCCGAGGTTGAAGGCGCCGGTTCCGGCTACCTGGTGGTGAAGTCCTCCTGGCCCAGCCAGATCCGCAGTGTCTATGGCGATCACCAGCGCATGATAGACACCTACTTCAGCAACTATGCCGGCTACTACTTCACCGGTGACGGCGCCACCCGCGACGAGGACGGCTACTACTGGATCACCGGCCGTGTGGACGACGTGCTCAACGTATCCGGCCACCGCATGGGCACCGCCGAGGTGGAGAGCGCCCTGGTACTGCACGACAAGATCGCAGAGGCCGCCGTGGTCGGCTTCCCCCACGATATCAAGGGCCAGGGTATCTACGCCTATGTCACCCCGATGGCAGGCGTGGAGCCGGACGACGACTTGCGCGCGGAGTTGATCCAGCTGTGTGTGAAGGAAATCGGCCCCATCGCCAAGCCCGACATTATCCAGTGGGCCCCGGGCCTGCCCAAGACGCGCTCCGGCAAGATCATGCGTCGCATCCTGCGCAAGATCGCCGAGAACGAGCTGGACAGCCTGGGCGATACCAGCACCCTGGCGGATCCCTCTGTGGTGGATCACCTTGTCGCCAACAAGTTATCTTAA
- a CDS encoding TonB-dependent receptor: MSKSCSFPKTALSRSVMLASVVVSGTLIAPNLASAQSGPAALEEVVVTATKRSTSVQDVPIAITVMTSETLENAGVNDILALERVAPSFNINTSDSATGGVVLRVRGVGTTGNNIGFESSVGVFVDGFYRPRPGGVLGDLVDIERIELLRGPQGTLFGRNTSAGALVIHTKRPDLERFGYFGNLTTGNYDLGAGQVGVNMPLIEDTLALKVTGSIRKRDGFIDGGFGGDNISRDRSSVRADMLWNAEEAGELRVTAGYGEGDDKCCLAVWRNDSQFLLDNVLPYVDPELGLGENAGVPPDLVGRDALDDSKAVDDFYRNPSRGWGITVEYNVETPLGDLTYLGGYNEGFADSERADYTQNAIYSVGDTPAGRALNPERDYKSMNGTETEAYSHEIRLNGLAFNDRLDWMVGAYYGYEELDQKYTLQFEEEMQIGWSIGAFGQPTWNELNFVSGGVDAVSDFGSPHASQESETWSIFTHNVFSVTDKLDVTLGLRYVKEEKDGSMQEQVDGQHNACFASFENLENSIPFYSVTPGLSLGRLGAAITTNCWVFTAPFYDPDDPDDFFVPYATNPATAWLVDFMPRPFDEKFEDEELTYTVNGTYHLNDNTNVYASFTHGFKSGGFNLDVSSGAGGDDPRFDSETVDAFEVGLKTDFWENRARVNMAIFYQDFEDFQVLEYDGTRFQTFNVPKTKSQGVEVESTVQFTESFGMNLGITYTDAEHPSDCSTFNPNASDFSSQILPLCGAPLTNSSEWVGVLSANYYQPVFDGNWAFFAYGSARYESERRTSTLPTERPNVAGLTTEAEVRAAVDAAVPLPGDIQDSNTKVDLRFGLTMLEHKVSIEVWGNNVFDERTKFNTFNIPLRGFTGDRARGQFVQEPRTYGLTLRKDF; encoded by the coding sequence ATGAGTAAAAGCTGTTCTTTTCCCAAAACCGCCCTGTCACGCTCCGTTATGCTCGCCAGCGTCGTGGTCTCCGGCACGCTAATCGCCCCCAATCTAGCCAGTGCCCAATCCGGCCCAGCAGCCCTTGAGGAAGTTGTCGTTACTGCAACGAAGCGTAGCACCAGTGTCCAAGATGTGCCGATAGCTATCACTGTCATGACGTCAGAAACCCTTGAGAATGCCGGGGTGAATGACATACTGGCACTTGAGCGAGTGGCACCCAGCTTCAATATCAATACATCTGATTCAGCGACAGGTGGCGTCGTACTCAGAGTCCGGGGTGTTGGCACCACGGGCAACAACATCGGATTTGAAAGTTCCGTTGGGGTTTTTGTCGACGGTTTCTATCGGCCCCGGCCAGGCGGCGTTCTCGGAGATCTGGTAGACATAGAGCGCATTGAGCTGTTGCGGGGGCCTCAGGGCACCTTGTTTGGTCGGAATACCTCGGCTGGCGCATTGGTCATCCACACCAAGCGTCCGGACCTGGAGAGATTTGGCTATTTCGGCAACCTGACCACAGGCAACTATGACCTCGGCGCTGGCCAAGTTGGCGTCAACATGCCGCTTATAGAGGACACTCTCGCGTTAAAAGTGACCGGCTCTATCCGAAAGCGCGATGGCTTCATTGATGGCGGCTTTGGCGGTGACAATATCAGTCGCGATCGAAGCTCGGTCCGGGCGGATATGTTGTGGAATGCCGAAGAAGCAGGCGAACTGCGGGTAACTGCCGGCTATGGAGAGGGTGACGACAAGTGTTGCCTCGCGGTTTGGCGCAATGACTCGCAGTTCCTCCTTGATAACGTATTACCTTATGTGGATCCCGAACTTGGTCTTGGCGAAAATGCGGGCGTTCCACCCGACCTCGTCGGTAGAGACGCGCTGGATGATTCAAAAGCTGTTGATGACTTTTATCGCAACCCCAGTCGAGGTTGGGGGATCACCGTCGAGTACAATGTAGAAACCCCTCTTGGCGATTTGACCTATTTGGGCGGGTATAACGAAGGATTCGCTGACTCCGAGCGAGCGGACTATACGCAGAACGCGATTTACTCTGTTGGTGACACGCCAGCCGGCCGCGCGCTTAATCCTGAGCGCGACTACAAGTCCATGAACGGTACCGAAACCGAAGCTTATAGCCACGAAATTCGGTTAAATGGACTGGCCTTCAATGATCGATTGGATTGGATGGTCGGCGCCTACTACGGTTATGAGGAGTTGGATCAGAAATACACACTCCAGTTTGAGGAGGAGATGCAAATTGGCTGGAGTATTGGTGCATTTGGTCAGCCCACATGGAATGAGCTGAATTTTGTCTCCGGTGGAGTAGACGCCGTATCAGACTTCGGTTCTCCCCATGCTTCCCAGGAAAGCGAAACCTGGTCGATCTTCACCCACAATGTGTTCTCCGTGACCGACAAACTCGATGTAACTCTGGGCTTGCGTTACGTTAAGGAAGAGAAAGACGGTTCAATGCAGGAGCAGGTAGACGGACAGCATAACGCCTGTTTCGCGAGCTTTGAGAACTTGGAAAACAGCATACCCTTCTACAGCGTAACGCCAGGATTGAGTCTTGGCCGCCTAGGGGCCGCCATCACGACCAACTGCTGGGTGTTCACAGCACCCTTCTATGATCCGGATGATCCGGATGACTTCTTTGTACCGTATGCGACTAACCCCGCTACCGCGTGGTTAGTGGATTTCATGCCGCGGCCCTTTGATGAAAAATTTGAGGATGAAGAGCTGACATATACCGTCAATGGCACCTATCACCTTAATGACAACACCAATGTTTATGCCAGCTTCACGCACGGATTCAAATCAGGTGGATTCAATCTTGATGTATCCTCAGGTGCAGGCGGCGATGATCCACGGTTTGACTCTGAAACCGTGGATGCCTTTGAAGTCGGCTTAAAAACCGATTTCTGGGAAAATCGCGCCCGGGTGAATATGGCAATTTTCTACCAGGACTTCGAGGACTTCCAGGTACTTGAGTACGATGGCACACGGTTCCAGACGTTCAATGTCCCCAAAACAAAAAGCCAGGGTGTCGAGGTAGAATCAACTGTGCAGTTTACTGAGAGCTTCGGCATGAACCTGGGTATAACCTATACGGACGCTGAGCACCCCAGTGACTGCTCAACCTTTAATCCCAATGCATCAGACTTCTCATCCCAAATCCTGCCTTTGTGCGGCGCTCCGTTAACCAACTCCTCTGAGTGGGTCGGTGTACTGTCTGCGAACTACTATCAACCCGTCTTTGATGGCAACTGGGCCTTTTTCGCCTATGGCTCGGCTCGCTATGAATCAGAGAGAAGAACCAGTACCCTGCCCACCGAACGGCCTAACGTTGCAGGATTGACAACTGAAGCAGAGGTCAGGGCGGCCGTAGACGCTGCAGTTCCTCTGCCGGGTGACATCCAGGATTCGAACACCAAGGTTGACCTGCGATTCGGCCTGACTATGTTGGAGCACAAAGTGTCGATTGAGGTCTGGGGGAACAATGTGTTTGATGAGCGTACCAAGTTCAACACGTTCAACATCCCCCTTCGAGGCTTTACCGGCGATCGCGCCCGAGGCCAGTTTGTCCAGGAGCCTAGGACATACGGCCTGACTTTAAGAAAGGACTTCTGA